In a genomic window of Vigna angularis cultivar LongXiaoDou No.4 chromosome 6, ASM1680809v1, whole genome shotgun sequence:
- the LOC108341503 gene encoding wound-induced protein 1: MGYKRSPTAMIIPGKAEPEKLSGWAAELEKRNLETVKTLYKALRDGHAEKLVKVVRTELEWWYHGPPHCEHMMRLLTGESTAKAFRFRPRRIRAVGDRVMVEGWEGEGEYWVHVWTLSHGIIAQLREYFNTFITVVLRVSEDGDEARLWRSSDRVRVRVHGSLPDLVLSV; this comes from the coding sequence ATGGGCTACAAACGTTCTCCCACCGCCATGATCATCCCCGGAAAGGCGGAGCCGGAGAAGCTCTCCGGCTGGGCGGCCGAACTCGAAAAACGCAACCTAGAGACGGTGAAAACGCTGTACAAGGCGCTGCGCGATGGCCACGCGGAGAAGCTAGTGAAGGTGGTGAGGACAGAGTTGGAATGGTGGTACCACGGACCTCCTCATTGCGAGCACATGATGAGACTGTTGACCGGCGAGTCAACGGCGAAAGCCTTCAGGTTTCGGCCTCGGAGGATCAGGGCCGTCGGAGACCGCGTGATGGTGGAAGGGTGGGAGGGGGAGGGAGAGTATTGGGTGCACGTGTGGACACTCAGCCACGGGATCATTGCTCAGCTGCGCGAGTACTTCAACACCTTCATCACGGTGGTGCTTCGAGTTTCCGAGGATGGTGATGAGGCTCGGTTGTGGCGGAGCTCCGACCGGGTCCGCGTTCGGGTTCATGGGTCGTTACCGGATCTCGTGCTTTCAGTTTAA
- the LOC128197544 gene encoding senescence associated gene 20-like, producing the protein IVNLAFNYSEVIGNLIHNFELISILELAKSQSEECKEEYVERNTRVVRELYQALTSKQTQTLDGLVARDLEWWFHGPASHRQHLVPWLTGSSPSSKAPVPENVVGFGPVVVAEGFDEAHLLWWVHAWTVTVDGVITQVKEYVNTSVTVTRLSQVLPNASTCQCIWQSQLCDESVPGLILAI; encoded by the coding sequence ATTGTTAATCTAGCATTCAATTATAGTGAGGTTATAGGGAATTTAATCCATAATTTCGAATTAATTAGCATTTTGGAGCTGGCAAAATCACAATCAGAAGAATGCAAAGAAGAATACGTGGAGCGCAACACGAGGGTGGTGAGGGAGTTATACCAGGCCCTAACCTCAAAACAAACCCAGACGCTGGATGGGCTTGTGGCCCGAGACTTGGAGTGGTGGTTCCACGGCCCAGCATCCCATCGACAGCACTTGGTTCCCTGGCTCACGGGCTCATCACCCTCCTCAAAGGCACCGGTTCCTGAAAATGTTGTTGGGTTTGGGCCTGTGGTAGTCGCAGAAGGGTTCGATGAGGCCCATTTGCTGTGGTGGGTCCACGCGTGGACTGTCACCGTCGATGGGGTCATAACCCAGGTGAAAGAATACGTCAACACTTCTGTCACCGTGACTCGCTTATCACAGGTGCTTCCAAATGCCTCCACGTGTCAATGCATTTGGCAAAGTCAGCTCTGTGATGAATCTGTGCCTGGGCTTATTCTAGCAATCTAG
- the LOC108341502 gene encoding WRKY transcription factor WRKY24, whose translation MTTSFSDLLSSPTDHNLGGSERPQELSDQTGSAVPKFKSTPPPSLPISHPQNHPLPPISPSYFNIPHGLSLAELLDSPVLLHSSNVLPSPTTGSYAGQGFNWKSYGESQQHVKEEDKSFSSFSFQTQPQTQIPLTSSTGFQSSNGWSFPETAKQDGFSSRMNMSMVKTEASSGMQSFNSENNNHSSAGLQSDYSSYQPQVQILSRRSDDGYNWRKYGQKQVKGSENPRSYYKCTYPSCPTKKKVERSLDGQITEIVYKGSHNHPKPQANKRNSLSASSLAINSVNNEIAQATHHMDSVATPENSSISMEDDDFGQSKSGGDEFDNDEPDAKRWRIEGENEGISAVGSRTVREPRVVVQTTSDIDILDDGYRWRKYGQKVVKGNPNPRSYYKCTFTGCPVRKHVERASHDLRAVITTYEGKHNHDVPAARGSGSNSISRAVPINATTNSTTSAATSIYSNNSHQNLRPPALERTQHYNPSMQQGSGSFGFSGFGNPLMGSYMNQQSDNVFASRAKEEPGDDSFLDSLLC comes from the exons ATGACCACTTCTTTCTCTGACCTTCTCTCTTCTCCCACCGACCACAACCTAGGAGGTTCCGAAAGACCTCAAGAGTTGTCGGATCAAACAGGTTCTGCTGTGCCAAAATTCAAGTCCACACCTCCTCCATCTCTCCCTATCTCTCATCCTCAAAATCATCCTCTTCCACCCATTTCTCCTTCTTACTTTAACATTCCTCATGGGTTAAGCCTCGCTGAACTTCTTGACTCCCCAGTTCTCCTTCACTCTTCCAAC GTTTTGCCATCTCCGACCACTGGATCATACGCTGGTCAAGGCTTCAATTGGAAGAGTTATGGGGAAAGCCAGCAGCATGtcaaagaagaagacaaaagcTTCTCAAGTTTCTCCTTCCAAACACAACCACAAACACAGATTCCTCTTACGTCTTCAACTGGATTTCAATCTTCAAAC GGGTGGAGTTTCCCGGAAACTGCTAAACAAGATGGATTCTCTTCAAGaatgaatatgagtatggtgAAAACTGAAGCCTCTTCAGGTATGCAGAGTTTCAACTCTGAGAATAATAACCACAGCAGTGCTGGTCTTCAATCAGATTATAGCAGTTACCAGCCACAGGTTCAGATCTTAAGCAGAAGGTCAGATGATGGGTACAATTGGAGGAAATATGGGCAAAAGCAAGTGAAAGGAAGTGAAAATCCAAGAAGCTACTACAAGTGCACATACCCCAGTTGTccaacaaagaaaaaggttgagagGTCCTTAGATGGACAAATTACTGAGATTGTTTACAAAGGTAGTCATAATCATCCTAAGCCTCAGGCTAACAAGAGGAACTCATTGTCTGCCTCATCACTCGCAATAAACAGCGTCAACAATGAAATAGCACAAGCCACTCATCACATGGATTCGGTTGCAACTCCAGAAAACTCATCAATATCAATGGAAGATGACGACTTTGGTCAGAGCAAATCAGGAGGAGATGAGTTTGATAATGATGAACCTGATGCCAAAAGATG GAGAATAGAGGGTGAAAATGAGGGTATATCAGCTGTTGGAAGTAGAACAGTGAGAGAACCCAGAGTTGTGGTTCAGACAACCAGTGACATCGATATTCTAGATGATGGATACAGATGGAGGAAATATGGGCAGAAAGTAGTCAAGGGAAATCCAAATCCAAG GAGTTACTACAAATGCACATTCACAGGATGTCCAGTGAGGAAGCACGTAGAGAGAGCTTCACATGACCTAAGGGCAGTGATCACAACCTACGAGGGAAAGCACAACCATGACGTGCCGGCAGCACGTGGCAGTGGCAGCAACTCTATCAGCAGAGCAGTGCCTATAAACGCTACCACAAACAGCACCACTAGTGCAGCAACTTCCATATACAGTAACAATTCTCACCAGAATCTTAGACCACCAGCACTAGAAAGGACACAACACTACAATCCCAGTATGCAACAGGGCTCAGGAAGTTTTGGATTCTCAGGGTTTGGGAATCCATTAATGGGGTCTTACATGAACCAACAATCTGACAATGTGTTCGCTTCTAGAGCCAAGGAAGAGCCAGGAGATGACTCTTTTCTTGACTCTTTGCTATGTTAA
- the LOC108342719 gene encoding uncharacterized protein LOC108342719, translating to MKLANFPFYPSNQAQISNPTPFSHSTLFFFFPEVTPNQSMEPPAAKHGSLRNILVRLFSFAVLILATRFAIIVTVRGGSCESADFCFFSENLTLSSPSPSSDAGDPFTGKNWRRSVEYYAAIFQDLIADGFLSPNSRALCIDTPAGEDVLALKEVGIVDSVGIFKKPSPPLILHGDGRWHPFSGDSFDFEFSGNGGLERSPRPAEFAAEICRTLRPGGFAAVHAAVRDAYSFDSLLELFKCCELIRTREINGVESSLVLEILLKKKKENLNLQMESVDSGNFGNKCSVPGYKRGMVKNAEALIEEEPLKPWTLLKKNVKNVKYLTSFVDITFKNRYVYVDVGARNYGSSIGSWFRKQYPKQNRTFEIYAIEADKSFHEEYREKRGVTLLPYAAWVRNETLFFEITRDPSKQVTVKGRAMGRINPVQTSSSHMGDMDKIQGFDFAEWLNSAVTKRDFVVVKMDVEGTEFHLIPRLIQTGAICLIDELFLECHYNRWQRCCPGQRSRKYHKTYSQCLNLFTSLRSYGVLVHQWW from the coding sequence ATGAAACTTGCGAATTTCCCTTTTTACCCTTCAAACCAGGCTCAAATTTCAAACCCTACCCCTTTCTCTCATAgtactcttttcttcttcttccctgaGGTTACACCGAACCAGTCCATGGAGCCACCCGCAGCGAAACACGGCTCCTTGCGGAACATTCTGGTTCGTCTATTCTCCTTCGCCGTTCTCATCCTCGCCACGCGATTCGCCATCATCGTCACCGTCCGCGGCGGGTCCTGCGAATCTGCCGATTTCTGCTTCTTCTCCGAAAACCTCACTCTGTCCTCCCCCTCCCCCTCCTCTGACGCCGGAGATCCGTTTACCGGCAAGAACTGGCGCCGTTCCGTCGAGTACTACGCCGCCATTTTCCAGGACCTCATTGCAGACGGCTTCCTCTCCCCGAACTCCCGCGCCCTCTGCATCGACACGCCCGCGGGCGAGGACGTCCTCGCTCTAAAAGAGGTCGGCATCGTCGACTCCGTCGGAATCTTTAAGAAACCGTCGCCGCCGCTGATCCTCCACGGTGACGGCCGCTGGCATCCGTTCTCAGGTGACTCATTCGACTTCGAGTTCTCCGGCAACGGCGGCTTGGAACGTTCCCCGCGCCCGGCGGAGTTCGCCGCGGAGATCTGCCGCACGCTCCGTCCCGGCGGTTTCGCGGCAGTGCACGCGGCAGTGAGAGACGCTTACAGCTTCGATTCTTTGCTTGAATTGTTTAAATGCTGTGAATTGATCAGAACTCGAGAGATCAACGGTGTTGAATCCTCTCTGGTTCTTGAAATCttgttgaagaagaaaaaggaaaacctTAATTTGCAAATGGAAAGTGTAGATAGTGGCAATTTCGGGAATAAGTGCTCTGTTCCTGGGTATAAACGTGGAATGGTTAAAAATGCAGAGGCATTGATTGAGGAAGAGCCATTGAAACCTTGGactttattaaagaaaaatgtgaAGAACGTAAAGTACTTAACTTCTTTTGTTGACATAACCTTTAAGAATAGGTATGTTTATGTTGATGTAGGAGCTAGGAATTATGGTTCTAGCATAGGAAGTTGGTTTAGGAAGCAGTATCCAAAGCAGAATAGAACCTTTGAGATTTATGCAATTGAGGCTGATAAATCATTTCATGAAGAGTATAGGGAAAAGAGAGGAGTAACATTGTTGCCCTATGCAGCTTGGGTAAGGAATGAGACATTGTTCTTTGAGATCACCAGAGACCCTAGCAAGCAAGTGACGGTGAAAGGGAGAGCCATGGGGAGGATCAACCCTGTGCAGACCTCTTCTAGCCATATGGGTGATATGGATAAAATTCAGGGTTTTGATTTTGCAGAGTGGCTAAATAGTGCTGTTACAAAAAGAGATTTTGTGGTGGTGAAGATGGATGTGGAAGGGACTGAGTTTCATCTCATCCCAAGGTTGATTCAGACCGGGGCTATCTGCTTGATTGATGAGCTCTTCCTTGAGTGCCATTACAATAGGTGGCAGAGATGCTGCCCTGGTCAAAGAAGTAGAAAATATCACAAGACCTATTCTCAATGCCTGAATCTGTTTACTTCACTTAGAAGTTATGGAGTTCTAGTACATCAATGGTGGTGA